The Castanea sativa cultivar Marrone di Chiusa Pesio chromosome 4, ASM4071231v1 sequence CTTAATTTCCATCTGCATCCCATAAAATAAAGCAATTATGAGTCCATATTTAGGGGTGGTGTCTCTATTAGCTCCAAAATGGCAAACAGTTTTCTAAGTGAAGGCTCTTCAAAGTAAAAATTTGTGAGCTTCAATAGCCGATTGAGCTTGATTGTTTCCAACAACaaaacatttataaattagTTTCAAAGTAACATTGGATtttgtattaataacttttttttttgtttggtgatttgttatttttataattagaaaaatttCTAGATTATTTAGCTTTTCAAGTCATgtctataaaattataaataaaaaaagtgtaaagtATAGTTTTACAACAATCAACAATGCAAACCCGCATACCCACATCGAACATCTTGTTTCTACTACTAACAAACAAAGTCTTTTCCCCCTTCAATCTTATGCTTGCAATTACTTACAAAAAGAAAGTGCACATGCAAATGTGACCAATAGaaacacaaatattaaaataaaaaatcctcaCCATAAGGAGCTGTAATTCATGCAATATGTAAATAGCATTCATGGACATAAACTTAAGAAACCTCTCCCAACCATTAGGAGCCACAAAAACATTTGAAGCTCAACTGTGGAGACATCCATTAAGAGAATGGTGCTCAAGTTTAGAAATAGTGTTCAAAGGTATTCTCCCCATTGATAACCTGCTTCTTTCATAACatcaaatttgtcaaaatttatgtCTTAAAACTTTATCTAAGAGACATTCCATACCACACATCTAAGAGAAATTTCATCCAAGTATATGTCATGAAACAATAACCAAAAAAGCAAAATTGTCTGTCATTCCACATGGGATAAACAAACAAATGGGTGACAATTAAAGAGTTTGTATtgacaaaaagaagaaaattttctaaCAGAAAATTAAGCCTAAAGATTGATCGTTTTATTTTTGCAGTTTCATCAATATGTCTCTTTTGCTTTTGTACTGTCTAGTTCTCCCGTTTTCTCAATAGATTAAATTAGATGGACAACAGAGTAACCGAGTGCATGAAACACAAATTGGGTCTTAGTAGTTTGGGTTTTGgtaaatagagaaaaatgagatagtaTGAGAGACAAATTGGTTACCTGGTTGATTGTAAAAGAGCAAAAAAACCGTAGCATTACCGAGTCCAATGGTGTTTTTACAGCATTTGTAGAAGTGGAGAGGGAGCAATAGCAATTTgtatagaaaataaatcaataggGGGAGAATAGGAGTTGAGATTAAAGAATTGAAGTAGTATTGAATTGATGTTAAAATGGAGTTAATAAGGTAATGGAAAAGAAGGGTGATGTTAACCGTTTGTTTGATGGAGAGAGACCAAGGAGGACTGTTAATTGTGAATTCGAATAGTTAGCTGGTTGGGTTTAATGGAGTAATTGGGGAAGGTGAGTGGGTTGCAGTTAGATCAATCATTATGAAGAagttatccacaaaaaaaaaaaaaaaaagggaagataaAAAATGGGAAAACATTCAATGAATAGTTGAGgaattacttcttttttttttttttaaagaagtttttgAGTAATAGGAGGGGAGCATAATTTAATGCAAAAGagttaagacttttttttttttttttaattgtgagTTAAGACTATTTAGAATGTGTAAAGTCATGAGAATATATAAAGTCATCATATGTTTTGCACAATTTATAAAAAGGAagcaaaataacaataataaaaggaaaataaaaaacaaataaagagatGACACAGATGATGACGTGACTCAATAGAAGCGTAACAACATTAATTACtatgcttcagcttttagatatatatacataatgaaattttcatttagtTGTGTAAAATACTATGAAGCTCTATGCACATATTAAATCcatgtgaatatttttttttcttgaaaaaagaagatgaaaaaaatatatatatataaataaataaaggattaATGTCCAAAATAGAAGAAATTTTTAATCAGATTTCTTAAAATTatgtttgaaatattaatatcaACTTTTTAAGATTCAATATGATATCATCTATGAAATCTCTACGTATGAAGGAACACACTTTCTGCACTTACTGCAAAATCACCACCATTGATGAAGTTAATAATATCAGAGTTTCCCGTAGTCTCTAGCAGAGCCATAAATTGACCAGCTGTCACAAATAACAACTCCAGCGCAAGATATATTCGGAACCTGTGGCTAATTTTGGATAGGTTATGCTTTAGACGAACGTGTTCCTCTATGTACACTGAAACATCTAGATCCCTTTCCAAAAGCTTCCCATAGTTTTCAAAGTGTATTATTTGCAAGTTGCACACCAAATTGAAAAGAGCACTGCCTGATAGAAAGATTGTGGTTGAATATGTCCATGAAACCAACGAGGCAAATAATGTAGCAACAGATTGCCACCATGAATCATTGTGTGCATATACCACATGAATGACCTCACGAGCAGTCTTTAAAAGGAAGCATGGTAATAGCCACACTCCCAACAAGCGGAAGAAACCCTGAAGAAAGAGAATTGTCTATTCAATAATTTACTGCTGTGTTATAAGGTGAATACATAAGAAAATGATATCTGCCCAGATATTGATGCAGGACAATtaagaggaaaataaaataacaagaaaattaaagataacCCTATGAATTAGCAGTTAGGGGTTGCCTAGAATTAGCATCAAGCAAGAAAATTTAGGCATTAACACCTAATTTGAAAAATctccaatttgaaatttcattaatCAGTTGTCTAATATAAAATAAACCACCTGAAATCCCTGTCCAATCTAATCCTCATTtgaactcaaaataaaatgaaatcctAAACTAATCCAactacataagaaatccaatcTAATACGGTGTGCTGTCTGCAACAGATATCAGTGCAAAAAAACTATAATTGTAGATATGCTGATGGACCAGATAGACCAATAAAGTGCTATTCACTTTGATTTACCAAACGCTCAAAATGCTAAATTGTGTATTCAATAATTTACTGCTGTCGTTTAAGTTGAGTACATAAGAAAAGGAGACCTGCCCAGATAGTGCAAAACAGCTACAATAGCAGATGATCTCATGAACCATGTAGATTGTAGACCCTTAAAGAACTATTCACTGTAATTTGCCTATAGTTCAAAATATTAAAGCTTTTTTCACTTAAAGCACTTTATCACAAAAAGCTCTGCAACTAAAGCTCTATAGATAAAAGCTATACTTCCTATGACAATACCAATCGGACACACAGTCATATATAGCACACAGAGAAATGAATTCTATAATTTCTATGGGTTTCTCTAGCTGTGTTAGTACAAACTTCACCCCAAGTTCAAATTGTTCAATAAACTAATTCATTAGATAAACATGACAGTtccaattatataataaaaactcCAAATACGGAATACTAAACACTAGTAGATGTGTGTTTTGAAAGGCTCTAAATTGCAAGcaagaaagaagaaagttgGGTATTTCTCACGTTGATCTTTTGTATGTACTCTTCACGAAACTGTGTCATATAACCATGATACCGATCCACAAACAGAAACTTCCTCATACCATACTTGCGAAGATTGTGTGAAATGAACAGCAGAGAAATAGCTGCCACAAGGGACTCAGAAACCAGAATCTCAAGCTCAAATTTTCTGATCTGATACTTCTCGCAGTTGGAACAATAAGCGAGCTCGATTATAGAAAGTGGAAGTGCAACACCTAGAAGAAGAAATACGAGCCATGACAGAGTGATGCTTAAAGCAGAGTATTGGCAGAAGCCAAAGATTCTGAGAAATGTTTCTAAGCGATGGAGGGAGTGATTTAGTTGAGTGTCATTTAGTAGTTCTTGTTGGTTCGAGTCTAATATAATAAGTGGGGTTTGAGCTGAAGAGGGTGGCTCTGTTTGTGTGTTAGGAACTGCCATAAAGTGGTGAAAGTGTGTGTTATGTCGAAGTTAAAAATGGTTATATTTCATGGATTCAAAGGCTGAGTTGAGTTTAACTGAAGGGTATGATGtataaatcaaatgaaagagagagacagtGTTGTTGGTAGGTATTGAAGATGAAAGGTGGAAAAAAGCACACTTTAActtatttcttgtatttttttctgTCCATATTTAAACCTGTACCAAAAAGGCAAGTGAAAAAGtattaaaagaaagtattatCGTGAATCGCTTTTCAACTTTTTGGACTGGAAGGTGAAATAGCTAAATTAATTTCATGACAATTTGTCAATCACTGATGTATGCCTCAATATCAGTGGCGACTCTAGGAATTTTGTTCAAGGTGTTCCTAtttcactttgaaaaaattttgggtcatttcCGTCTATTTCGGGTGTTTCGGGACATTTCTGTAAATACTGGCCTCAATTCAATATTTGGCAAGCATGaagtttgtacttaaaaaaaaattcttaaaaccaaaacaaatttgcattctgcacaccgaaaaacctcaaaagaaaaaaaaaggaaaaaaaaaagaaaagaaattaatgaacaaaggtaccggtacaataaactataagttcatttgaaatattaatcaaattattaattattgttgtttagttgtttcataaatttgtttgtcttttataaactataatttgttgtattgttctttcattaattattaaattataaaattattaatttttgtttagcttaacataatttaatttgtttgtcttttataatgtattagttaattaaattattaattattggtgtttagttgcttcattcattttttttattaactattAGGAGTCTAACACACACTTCACTGTTCGAAAACACACACCTCATGTGTGCACACACCCCTGCCTCTGCATgccttttagttcaaaatttgtttagcataaaaattttgagggtgttcctaatattgcttgagggtgttcctttttttttttttaaaggtaaacaaataaaaaaaattaaattattatatataaaaaaaaaaaaaattcaagccagggtgttcctaggaacaccctggctACTGAGTGGCGTCGCCACTGGTCAATATTGAATCCggacttgttatatatttaattatgacttaaatttttttttcatattacttaaactttattttctcgttttagatacaaaattattaattatgtacgaagattttttttttagaaaacctATGGATACAAAAATCAACGATGGTTTCCTATCACACTTActtgttataaaaaattactatatatcatatatttttgtatGCAAGACCTATACAGCTATACTCATGAACTGTTTCAGATATATGTACATGTACTATCTTCATTATCAAAAGAATATTTTGGATAGAATTCTGCTGAAACTGAAGCAAGACATCTGCAGGAGCAATTAAAGAAAACGGCATCGTTTTCTGTCAAAGGAAAGGAGCAACTACAGAGGAAAAATGCAGTCGTATTGTTAAATGAAACTTCAGTTGCTGGCACGTGATACAAGCAATTGGATGGACACgtgttgtaattttatttgttttcccTTTTAGCTGATTAGATTACTTTCTGTTTTAGTTAGTTAACTTTGCTTAATTCTCGCCCTAATTTTCCGGGCTCATGTAACTGATTGCTATGATGTATAAATAGCaaattgagaaatgatatgtccacaatattttcacaacatttttacaacaaatcttaagtgacaggttgttactggttgttattattggagcaaaaaagtaatcttaatgttaagttcaaatttgaaccaataataactaattacctatgatttgttgtaaaaatattgtggacgtagcagcTCTCAATTATTTagttcatttcattttctttgtgaATACAAAGTTTCCTTTAAGAGAA is a genomic window containing:
- the LOC142630734 gene encoding uncharacterized protein LOC142630734, yielding MAVPNTQTEPPSSAQTPLIILDSNQQELLNDTQLNHSLHRLETFLRIFGFCQYSALSITLSWLVFLLLGVALPLSIIELAYCSNCEKYQIRKFELEILVSESLVAAISLLFISHNLRKYGMRKFLFVDRYHGYMTQFREEYIQKINGFFRLLGVWLLPCFLLKTAREVIHVVYAHNDSWWQSVATLFASLVSWTYSTTIFLSGSALFNLVCNLQIIHFENYGKLLERDLDVSVYIEEHVRLKHNLSKISHRFRIYLALELLFVTAGQFMALLETTGNSDIINFINGGDFAVSSIIELVGLIICLHSAAKISYRSLSLAAISSRWHALVTCNPNDVSQRGISSNGGNLEAAIPAGSLPITYSESDLESIDYFPVPTNTQMASYISMYHKRQAFVMYMQSNLGGATIYGWTIDRPLINTIFFIEFSLVSFVLGKTITFTTK